A single genomic interval of Bos indicus isolate NIAB-ARS_2022 breed Sahiwal x Tharparkar chromosome 5, NIAB-ARS_B.indTharparkar_mat_pri_1.0, whole genome shotgun sequence harbors:
- the SEPTIN3 gene encoding neuronal-specific septin-3 isoform X3, which yields MSKGLPETRTDAAMSELVPEPRPKPAVPMKPIGINPNLLGYIGIDTIIEQMRKKTMKTGFDFNIMVVGQSGLGKSTLVNTLFKSQVSRKASSWNREEKIPKTVEIKAIGHVIEEGGVKMKLTVIDTPGFGDQINNENCWEPIEKYINEQYEKFLKEEVNIARKKRIPDTRVHCCLYFISPTGHSLRPLDLEFMKHLSKVVNIIPVIAKADTMTLEEKSEFKQRVRKELEVNGIEFYPQKEFDEDLEDKTENDKIRQESMPFAVVGSDKEYQVNGKRVLGRKTPWGIIEVENLNHCEFALLRDFVIRTHLQDLKEVTHNIHYETYRAKRLNDNGGLPPGEGLLGTVLPPVPATPCPTAE from the exons GGCTCCCGGAGACCAGGACGGACGCAGCCATGTCAGAGCTGGTGCCCGAGCCCAGGCCTAAGCCGGCAGTGCCCATGAAGCCCATCGGCATCAATCCCAACCTGCTGGGCTACATCGGCATCGACACCATCATTGAGCAGATGCGCAAGAAGACCATGAAGACCGGTTTCGACTTCAACATCATGGTGGTCG GTCAGAGTGGACTGGGCAAGTCAACATTGGTCAACACCCTCTTCAAGTCCCAAGTGAGCCGCAAGGCCTCCAGCTGGAACCGGGAGGAGAAGATTCCCAAGACAGTGGAGATCAAAGCTATTGGGCACG TGATCGAGGAAGGTGGTGTCAAGATGAAGCTGACTGTCATTGACACCCCGGGCTTTGGAGACCAGATCAACAATGAAAACTG ctgGGAGCCCATTGAGAAGTACATCAACGAGCAGTACGAGAAGTTCCTGAAGGAGGAGGTGAACATCGCCAGGAAGAAACGCATCCCTGACACTCGTGTCCACTGCTGCCTCTACTTCATCTCCCCGACCGGACACTC CTTGCGACCTCTTGACCTGGAGTTCATGAAACACCTCAGCAAAGTTGTGAACATCATCCCCGTCATTGCTAAGGCTGACACCATGACCCTGGAGGAGAAGTCTGAATTCAAGCAAAGG GTTCGAAAGGAGCTTGAAGTGAATGGCATTGAATTCTACCCCCAGAAGGAATTTGATGAGGATTTGGAGGACAAGACAGAGAATGACAAAATCCGG CAGGAGAGCATGCCTTTCGCTGTGGTGGGAAGTGACAAGGAGTACCAAGTGAATGGCAAGCGGGTCCTCGGCAGAAAGACTCCCTGGGGCATCATTGAAG TGGAAAACCTCAACCACTGTGAGTTTGCCCTGCTTCGAGACTTTGTCATCAG GACCCACCTCCAGGACCTCAAGGAAGTAACACACAACATCCACTACGAGACCTACAGGGCCAAGCGTCTTAATGACAATGGAGGCCTCCCCCCG GGAGAAGGCCTCCTGGGCACTGTCCTTCCACCCGTGCcggccaccccctgccccactgcAGAATGA
- the SEPTIN3 gene encoding neuronal-specific septin-3 isoform X4, giving the protein MSKGLPETRTDAAMSELVPEPRPKPAVPMKPIGINPNLLGYIGIDTIIEQMRKKTMKTGFDFNIMVVGQSGLGKSTLVNTLFKSQVSRKASSWNREEKIPKTVEIKAIGHVIEEGGVKMKLTVIDTPGFGDQINNENCWEPIEKYINEQYEKFLKEEVNIARKKRIPDTRVHCCLYFISPTGHSLRPLDLEFMKHLSKVVNIIPVIAKADTMTLEEKSEFKQRVRKELEVNGIEFYPQKEFDEDLEDKTENDKIRESMPFAVVGSDKEYQVNGKRVLGRKTPWGIIEVENLNHCEFALLRDFVIRTHLQDLKEVTHNIHYETYRAKRLNDNGGLPPGEGLLGTVLPPVPATPCPTAE; this is encoded by the exons GGCTCCCGGAGACCAGGACGGACGCAGCCATGTCAGAGCTGGTGCCCGAGCCCAGGCCTAAGCCGGCAGTGCCCATGAAGCCCATCGGCATCAATCCCAACCTGCTGGGCTACATCGGCATCGACACCATCATTGAGCAGATGCGCAAGAAGACCATGAAGACCGGTTTCGACTTCAACATCATGGTGGTCG GTCAGAGTGGACTGGGCAAGTCAACATTGGTCAACACCCTCTTCAAGTCCCAAGTGAGCCGCAAGGCCTCCAGCTGGAACCGGGAGGAGAAGATTCCCAAGACAGTGGAGATCAAAGCTATTGGGCACG TGATCGAGGAAGGTGGTGTCAAGATGAAGCTGACTGTCATTGACACCCCGGGCTTTGGAGACCAGATCAACAATGAAAACTG ctgGGAGCCCATTGAGAAGTACATCAACGAGCAGTACGAGAAGTTCCTGAAGGAGGAGGTGAACATCGCCAGGAAGAAACGCATCCCTGACACTCGTGTCCACTGCTGCCTCTACTTCATCTCCCCGACCGGACACTC CTTGCGACCTCTTGACCTGGAGTTCATGAAACACCTCAGCAAAGTTGTGAACATCATCCCCGTCATTGCTAAGGCTGACACCATGACCCTGGAGGAGAAGTCTGAATTCAAGCAAAGG GTTCGAAAGGAGCTTGAAGTGAATGGCATTGAATTCTACCCCCAGAAGGAATTTGATGAGGATTTGGAGGACAAGACAGAGAATGACAAAATCCGG GAGAGCATGCCTTTCGCTGTGGTGGGAAGTGACAAGGAGTACCAAGTGAATGGCAAGCGGGTCCTCGGCAGAAAGACTCCCTGGGGCATCATTGAAG TGGAAAACCTCAACCACTGTGAGTTTGCCCTGCTTCGAGACTTTGTCATCAG GACCCACCTCCAGGACCTCAAGGAAGTAACACACAACATCCACTACGAGACCTACAGGGCCAAGCGTCTTAATGACAATGGAGGCCTCCCCCCG GGAGAAGGCCTCCTGGGCACTGTCCTTCCACCCGTGCcggccaccccctgccccactgcAGAATGA
- the SEPTIN3 gene encoding neuronal-specific septin-3 isoform X5: MSKGLPETRTDAAMSELVPEPRPKPAVPMKPIGINPNLLGYIGIDTIIEQMRKKTMKTGFDFNIMVVGQSGLGKSTLVNTLFKSQVSRKASSWNREEKIPKTVEIKAIGHVIEEGGVKMKLTVIDTPGFGDQINNENCWEPIEKYINEQYEKFLKEEVNIARKKRIPDTRVHCCLYFISPTGHSLRPLDLEFMKHLSKVVNIIPVIAKADTMTLEEKSEFKQRVRKELEVNGIEFYPQKEFDEDLEDKTENDKIRQESMPFAVVGSDKEYQVNGKRVLGRKTPWGIIEVENLNHCEFALLRDFVIRTHLQDLKEVTHNIHYETYRAKRLNDNGGLPPVSVDTEESHDSNP, encoded by the exons GGCTCCCGGAGACCAGGACGGACGCAGCCATGTCAGAGCTGGTGCCCGAGCCCAGGCCTAAGCCGGCAGTGCCCATGAAGCCCATCGGCATCAATCCCAACCTGCTGGGCTACATCGGCATCGACACCATCATTGAGCAGATGCGCAAGAAGACCATGAAGACCGGTTTCGACTTCAACATCATGGTGGTCG GTCAGAGTGGACTGGGCAAGTCAACATTGGTCAACACCCTCTTCAAGTCCCAAGTGAGCCGCAAGGCCTCCAGCTGGAACCGGGAGGAGAAGATTCCCAAGACAGTGGAGATCAAAGCTATTGGGCACG TGATCGAGGAAGGTGGTGTCAAGATGAAGCTGACTGTCATTGACACCCCGGGCTTTGGAGACCAGATCAACAATGAAAACTG ctgGGAGCCCATTGAGAAGTACATCAACGAGCAGTACGAGAAGTTCCTGAAGGAGGAGGTGAACATCGCCAGGAAGAAACGCATCCCTGACACTCGTGTCCACTGCTGCCTCTACTTCATCTCCCCGACCGGACACTC CTTGCGACCTCTTGACCTGGAGTTCATGAAACACCTCAGCAAAGTTGTGAACATCATCCCCGTCATTGCTAAGGCTGACACCATGACCCTGGAGGAGAAGTCTGAATTCAAGCAAAGG GTTCGAAAGGAGCTTGAAGTGAATGGCATTGAATTCTACCCCCAGAAGGAATTTGATGAGGATTTGGAGGACAAGACAGAGAATGACAAAATCCGG CAGGAGAGCATGCCTTTCGCTGTGGTGGGAAGTGACAAGGAGTACCAAGTGAATGGCAAGCGGGTCCTCGGCAGAAAGACTCCCTGGGGCATCATTGAAG TGGAAAACCTCAACCACTGTGAGTTTGCCCTGCTTCGAGACTTTGTCATCAG GACCCACCTCCAGGACCTCAAGGAAGTAACACACAACATCCACTACGAGACCTACAGGGCCAAGCGTCTTAATGACAATGGAGGCCTCCCCCCGGTGAGCGTGGACACAGAGGAAAGCCACGACAGTAACCCATGA